A genomic region of Podarcis raffonei isolate rPodRaf1 chromosome 13, rPodRaf1.pri, whole genome shotgun sequence contains the following coding sequences:
- the LOC128399501 gene encoding interleukin-13 receptor subunit alpha-1-like: MTPQLLWPEPLKLFLQLCFPCLGVERDEQAKSCMHFPFTKNPSNRHGFLSSLASWFPLPDSTPYGKEKPASKVFHSRVCLNGGANLQVSKPQLTCQSTEALPALLPMKASPRSRSGDEMGQGKFRGTLVLLFVTLIGAVRGATLTLPRPSNVSYTLNETRCQLDVVWTPVRMEGACDVKYRSAIRSGGVWVVERIHRNHSRTVQVPLGKEVVFRVRTECQQEQSQKGEWLNISVPQNGVPGTGAVNVSCVWHMERSLECSWLRGENASRDANYSLTLWIPELRREQPCTNYTKQGGAFRCAFDLKYEWIELSISLQGNSKDIQPVCILSKMAGEVGFAVRLKTPSIVNITKNNGGVFLNWTKPSLWNGMNYEVEINNSESEIQQTHNTNVSISLKPKACHTFRVRAKFYNSGEIWTSDWSEVVHWDERGHTLYIPYILAPLCVAVLTVIFLIYRKRIKEMILPTIPEPRNFLEQMFDRESEDYSKVKSVPEDPKLS; this comes from the exons ATGACCCCACAGCTGCTGTGGCCTGAGCCCCTGAAGCTTTTCCTCCAGCTGTGTTTCCCCTGCCTCGGGGTGGAGAGAGATGAGCAAGCAAAGTCTTGCATGCACTTCCCTTTTACTAAGAATCCCAGCAACAGGCACGGCTTCCTCTCCAGCCTTGCTTCCTGGTTTCCCCTCCCCGACTCCACTCCTTACGGCAaggagaaaccagcaagcaaagtCTTCCATTCCCGCGTGTGTTTAAACGGTGGGGCTAACTTACAA GTGAGCAAACCGCAGCTGACGTGTCAATCAACGGAAGCCCTGCCAGCACTCCTTCCTATGAAAGCCAGCCCTCGGTCAAGATCAGGAGATGAGATGGGGCAGGGAAAATTCAGGGGGACACTGGTGCTGTTGTTTGTCACCCTCATTGGGGCTGTCAGAGGAGCCACGCTGACTCTTCCTCGCCCATCAAACGTGAGTTATACCCTCAATGAAACACGCTGCCAGTTGGATGTGGTGTGGACTCCTGTAAGAATGGAAGGGGCCTGCGATGTAAAGTATCGGAGTGCTATAAGGAGCGGTGGAGTTTGGGTCGTGGAGCGTATTCATAGAAACCACTCCCGGACAGTGCAGGTACCTCTGGGTAAAGAAGTTGTTTTCAGAGTCAGAACGGAATGTCAGCAAGAACAGAGCCAGAAAGGAGAGTGGCTTAATATCTCTGTTCCACAAAACGGTGTTCCAGGTACAGGAGCGGTTAATGTCAGCTGTGTCTGGCATATGGAGAGATCCCTGGAGTGCTCATGGCTTCGTGGAGAGAATGCAAGTCGCGACGCAAACTACAGCTTGACTTTGTGGATCCCAGAACTCAGAAGAGAGCAGCCATGCACCAATTACACAAAGCAAGGTGGTGCCTTTCGATGTGCATTTGACTTGAAATATGAATGGATAGAACTTAGCATTTCATTACAAGGCAATTCCAAGGACATTCAACCTGTGTGTATCCTTAGCAAAATGGCGGGAGAAGTTGGATTTGCAGTCAGACTGAAGACTCCATCGATTGTAAACATCACAAAGAACAATGGAGGTGTTTTTTTGAACTGGACTAAACCATCCCTATGGAACGGCATGAACTATGAAGTAGAAATTAATAACTCTGAATCAGAAATACAGCAAACTCACAATACTAATGTATCCATCAGTCTCAAGCCTAAGGCATGCCACACTTTTCGAGTGAGAGCAAAGTTCTACAATAGTGGGGAAATCTGGACCAGTGATTGGAGCGAGGTGGTGCACTGGGATGAGAGAGGCCACACATTATATATCCCATACATTCTTGCTCCGTTATGTGTGGCCGTCCTGACTGTCATTTTTCTCATTTACCGGAAACGGATTAAAGAGATGATTCTTCCTACAATTCCTGAGCCTAGAAACTTTCTGGAACAAATGTTTGACAGGGAAAGCGAAGACTATTCAAAAGTAAAATCTGTCCCAGAAGACCCCAAATTAAGCTGA
- the LOC128399505 gene encoding keratin, type I cytoskeletal 10-like, producing MRKSQGFSGGSYSGGRSGSGGGICHSMPGGFGGGHSYGGGNGFSGGSGFGGGGFGGGGFGGGGFGGGGFSGGGFGGGSGGFGFGGGDDAGFLSNNEKSTMQNLNDRLASYLDQVRNLEAENNQLEHLIEEWHRKHGQSGTPKDYSSYYDEIDKLSHELVDAVAESNKMLLDIDNTKMAANDFKMKYETEAGLLQSVEADLQGLRPLLDKLTLEKSDLEMEYESLQEELSHLKKNHNEVKNSMQHQSGGDVTVEVDSKPGEDLKKRLDDLRHEYEQIIQQNRREVEQWYEAKMEESRQQEKSSDQEIGTGSKEVMELSQQYQTLEIELQSQISLLQSLQNNLNDTEGRYNMQLQQIVSLVEPLEHELASIKYEIQNQSQEYQTLLGIKTHLEGEINQYRQLLEEGKHLAADIGQGGGGSSGGSSGGGRSSGGMSYGGSSRGGGSGGQQSPGGISQGGSSRGGSGGGQSPGGISQGGSSRGGGSGGQQSPGGMSYGGSSRGGGSGGRQSPGGISQGGSSRGGGSGGGQSPGGISQGGSSRGGGSGGQQSPGGMSYGGSSSGGRQSPGGISQGGSSRGGGSGGGQSPGGISQGGSSRGGGSGGQQSPGGMSYGGSSSGGQQSPGGISQGGSSRGGGSGGQQSPGGISQGGSSGGRGGGSGGHYQSSPSSQSRPSLCHSHSSTQSQSGSYEEQDYSPMY from the exons ATGAGAAAAAGTCAAGGGTTTTCTGGTGGAAGTTATAGTGGAGGAAGATCTGGCTCTGGAGGGGGGATATGCCATAGCATGCCTGGAGGGTTTGGTGGTGGGCATAGCTATGGGGGTGGGAATGGCTTCAGTGGTGGGAGTGGCTTTGGTGGCGGTGGCTTTGGTGGTGGTGGCTTTGGTGGCGGTGGCTTTGGTGGCGGTGGCTTTAGTGGCGGCGGTTTCGGAGGCGGCTCTGGGGGGTTTGGGTTTGGTGGCGGCGATGATGCTGGGTTCCTCTCCAACAACGAGAAGAGCACCATGCAGAACCTCAACGACCGCCTGGCCTCTTACCTGGACCAGGTGCGGAACCTGGAAGCAGAGAACAACCAGCTGGAGCACCTGATCGAAGAGTGGCATCGGAAGCATGGGCAGAGCGGCACACCGAAAGACTACAGCTCTTACTACGATGAGATTGACAAGCTCTCCCACGAG CTGGTCGATGCGGTGGCCGAGAGTAACAAGATGCTCCTGGACATCGATAACACAAAGATGGCTGCTAATGACTTCAAGATGAA GTATGAGACAGAGGCTGGTCTTCTTCAAAGCGTAGAGGCTGATCTGCAAGGTTTACGTCCCCTTTTGGATAAGCTGACTTTGGAAAAGTCTGACCTGGAGATGGAGTATGAATCCCTGCAGGAAGAACTGAGCCATCTTAAGAAAAACCACAATGAA GTAAAGAACAGTATGCAACACCAGTCCGGTGGGGATGTCACTGTTGAGGTTGATTCCAAGCCTGGAGAGGATCTGAAAAAGAGACTGGATGATCTGAGACATGAATATGAACAGATCATTCAGCAAAACCGCAGAGAGGTCGAACAATGGTATGAGGCTAAG ATGGAGGAATCTCGCCAGCAAGAAAAGTCGAGCGACCAGGAGATTGGGACCGGTAGCAAAGAAGTGATGGAGCTCAGTCAGCAATATCAAACCCTGGAAATTGAGCTGCAGTCGCAGATCAGTTTA CTCCAGTCTCTGCAAAACAACCTGAACGACACAGAAGGACGCTACAACATGCAGCTGCAGCAGATCGTGAGCCTTGTTGAGCCCCTGGAACATGAGCTGGCCAGTATTAAGTATGAGATCCAGAATCAAAGCCAGGAGTACCAGACACTCCTTGGCATCAAGACCCATCTGGAGGGGGAGATCAACCAGTACCGTCAACTGCTTGAGGAAGGGAAGCACCTCGC GGCTGATATAGGGCAAGGAGGAGGTGGATCATCTGGTGGAAGTTCAGGAGGAGGACGATCATCTGGTGGAATGTCATATGGAGGAAGTtctagaggaggaggaagtggaggccAGCAATCTCCTGGTGGAATTTCACAAGGAGGAAGTTCTAgaggaggaagtggaggaggACAATCACCGGGTGGAATTTCACAAGGAGGAAGTtctagaggaggaggaagtggaggccAGCAATCTCCTGGTGGAATGTCATATGGAGGAAGTtctagaggaggaggaagtggag GACGACAATCTCCTGGTGGAATTTCTCAAGGAGGAAGTtctagaggaggaggaagtggaggaggACAATCGCCTGGTGGAATTTCACAAGGAGGAAGTtctagaggaggaggaagtggaggccAGCAATCTCCTGGTGGAATGTCATATGGAGGAAGTTCTAGTGGAGGACGACAATCGCCCGGTGGAATTTCACAAGGAGGAAGTtctagaggaggaggaagtggaggaggACAATCGCCTGGTGGAATTTCTCAAGGAGGAAGTtctagaggaggaggaagtggaggccAGCAATCTCCTGGTGGAATGTCATATGGAGGAAGTTCTAGTGGAGGACAACAATCGCCCGGTGGAATTTCACAAGGAGGAAGTtctagaggaggaggaagtggaggtCAGCAATCTCCTGGTGGAATTTCACAAGGAGGAAgttctggaggaagaggaggaggaagtggtggcCATTAtcaatcttctccctcatctcaaAGCAGGCCTTCATTATGTCACAGCCATTCATCCACCCAATCCCAGTCTGGCTCTTACGAAGAGCAAG ACTATTCACCGATGTATTAA